The nucleotide window ATCAAGGATCTTCGATCCCTTGGGCAGTGAATTTGAGATCTCATAGATCTCCAGGCTGGGGCTCCCAAAGGTCGAGGCCTCAGTGTTCTTACAGGATCTTTCCCAAAAGGGCTTGTCCATCAATTTTCCCTGTTTTACAAATAACGATTAACCAACAACGAAGCCGGTCAGGCCTTCTCCAGCTCCCGTTCCAGCTGCTGCAGTTGGTGCATCTCGAAATACTTGCCCCGGCGGTCCAACAGTTCCTGGTGTTTTCCTTGCTCCACTATCCGGCCCTGGTCCATCACCAGTATCAGGTCGGCGTCCATGATGGCGAAGATGCGGTGGGAGATGACGATGGAGGTGCGCTGTTCCAGTTCGGATCTCAGGCTGTCCAGGATCCTGCGCTCGGTGTCTGCGTCCACCGCCGACAGGGCGTCGTCCAAGATCAGGATGGGCTTGTCCAGCAGCAGGGCCCGGGCCAGGGCCAGCCGCTGCTTCTGGCCGCCGGACAAAGTGACCCCCCGCTCGCCGATCACGGTCTGATAACCCTTGGGCAGCCCCAGGATCTCCTGGTGAACGGAGGCCAGACGGGCCACCCTCTCCAACTGGTCGTGTTCGGGCAGGGGCCAGCGCCCAAAGGAGATGTTCTCCTCGATGCTGTCGGAGAACAGGAAGCTGTCCTGGGGCACAAAGGCGAACTGCTCCCGCAGGGAATCCACGGTGTATCCGGTGATCTCCCGGCCGTCCAAAAGTATCCGTCCCTGCCGGTAGTCATACAACCGCATCAGCAGGTGGGCCAAAGTGCTTTTGCCCGAACCGATGGTGCCGGTGATGCCCAGCATCTTTCTGTCCTTAAGCTCAAAGCTGATGTCCTGCAGGGCCGGACGGGACTGGTCCTGATGGTAGTAGGTCAGGTTTTTGAAGGCAATGGCCCCATGGGATCTCCCCAATTTGGCCGCTCCGGGGTGGTCCTTGATCTGGGGCCGGGTCTCCAGTATCCGGTTGAGACGCCCCTGGGAGGCCGCGCCCCGCTGAAAGATGTCGATGGCCCGCCCGATGGCGATCATGGGCCAGATCAATATCCCCAGATAGGCCATGAAGGCCACGAAGTCCCCCAGGGAGATCCGTCCGGAGACGGCCAGCTGCCCGCCCCACCAGAGGGCGATGCCCTGTGAGAAGGAGGCCACCAGGGTTATCAGGGGAAAGAAAGCCCCCCAGATCCAGACCAGGCTTATGTTCTTGTCAAGGTAGTCCCGGCTGGTGGCATCGAACCGGACATTCTCCGATTGCTCCTGGACGAAAAGCTTGACCACCTTGATGCCCGAGATGTTCTCCCGCACCGCCTCGGTCAGCCCGGAGAAGGACTTCTGCACCACCTCGAACCGGCGGCGGATCATCCGCCCGAACAGGGCCACGATCAGGCTTAAGAACGGCAGGGGCACCAGGGCGTAAAGGGAAAGCCGGGGCGAAAGCCGGAACATCAGGAACAGGGCGGCCAGGCCCAGCACCACGATGTCGGTCAGGATCACCGAGCCGAAGCCCAGGGCCATCCGCACCGCGTTGATGTCGTTGGTGGCGTGGGCCATCAGGTCGCCGGTCTTGGTGGAATCGAAATAGACGAAGTCCAAAGTGCAGAGGTGGGAGAAAAGCTCCTCCCGCAGTTTCTGCTCCACCCTGCGGGCGGTGCCTATCAAATAATAGCGCCAGAAGAAACGCCCCAGACCGATGGCCAGGGCAATGCCCGCCACCCAGGCCCCGTAGACCAAAAGCTTTTTGGGGTCCACGGCGCCCAGGGCCAGGCTGTCCACCGCCTGCCGCACCACCAGGGGGATCAGCAGCTGCAGCAGGTCCACCGCGATCAGGCTGGTGAAACCGGCCGCCAGGGCCCATTTGTGGCGGGCCAGGTATTTTTTTAGTTTAAAGAGTTCTTTCATTCCCAAACAGGTAATTTATTAGGAAGCCCCGCCTTTGCTAAAGCTACGGCGGGCAGGCAGGAAAACAGGAAAAATTAAATTAGGCCGCCAGAATATACCGTCTTTTACAGGATGCCAATTCACTAAGTTAATTGAGAGATCAGCGGGCCGGACTATTTCCTTCGTTTAAGGAGTTTTTCCAGTTCTACCGCCAGCAAGATCGATGACGAGACTGCCAGGCAGACCGCCAGGTCAACCCCCCGGACGAAGGCCGTCTTGAATACCGGCTGGAGGAACGGGACATAGACCGCCGCCAGCTGCAGCAGGCCGGTGATCAGCACCGCTCCGTAGAGATAGGGGTTGCCCGAAGGCTTAAGGGCAAAGAACGACCGCCGGTCGGAGCGGATGGCCAGCGCGTTGAAAAGCTGGTAAAAGGACATGGTCATGAAGACCATGGTCCGGGCGATGGTCTGGGACATCTGCTCCGAGTGGCCCATGGCCAGGTGCTCCCCGATGGCCCAGCGGAACATCCACAGGCAGCCGGCCGCCATCAGCGTCCCCGAGAAGACCACCTGCTGCCAAAGCCCTCCGGCAAAAAGGTTCTCCTTGGGCGGCCGGGGCGGGCGTTGCATTATGTCCGGCTCGGCCGGCTCCCGGCTCAGGGCCAGGGCCGGCAGGGAATCGGTCACCAGGTTGATCCACAGGATCTGGAGGGGCAAAAGAGGCAGGGGCATGTTCAGCATGATCCCCCCGAACATGGTCAGCACCTCGCCCAGGTTGGTGCCCAGCATATAGCGCACGAACTTGCGGATGTTGTCGTAGATCCGCCGGCCCTCGGACACCGCCGCCACGATGGTGGCGAAATTGTCGTCCAGCAGGATCATGTCGGAGGCTTCCTTGGAAACATCGGTGCCGGTGATCCCCATGGCCAGGCCGATGTCGGCCCCCTTAAGGGCCGGGGCGTCGTTGACCCCGTCCCCGGTCATGGCCACTATCTGCCCCCTTTGCTGCAGGGCCTGCACGATCTTGATCTTGTCCTCGGGGGAGACCCGGGCAAAAAGCGAGATGCGGTCTATCCGGTCGGCCAGCTCTTCCACCGTCAGCCTCTTCAGCTCCAGGCCGGTCAGGGTAAGGTCTCCCTCGCGGTAGATGCCCAGTTCCCGGGCAATGGCCAGCGCGGTGGCCGGATGGTCGCCGGTGATCATCACCGGGCGGATCCCGGCGCTGCGGCACAGCTCCACCGCGGCCTTAACCTCTTCCCGGGGCGGATCGATCATGGCCGCCAGACCCAGGAACTGCAGGCCGGCTTCGATCTCAGCCGGGGAAAGGTTTTCGGGCAGAACATCAATTGTCTTGTAACCAAAGGCCAGCACCCGGTGGCCGCCGTCGGCCAGGGTCTTGTTGATCCCGCCGGCTTCCGGGGTAAAGTCCAGGCACCGGTGTTCCAGATGGTCCAGGGCCCCCTTGACAAAGCAGACATACTTGCCGTCTTCCCGCCGGTGGATGGTGGTCATCATCTTGCGGTCGGAGTCAAAGGGCAGTTCGGCCGCCCGGGGAAGGTCCTTCTCCAGAGCCTCGGGCCACAGGCCGGCCTTGGCGGCCATGGTCAGCAGGGCCCCCTCGGTGGGGTCGCCGGTGATCCGCCAGCTGTCCGAGCCGTCGGCCTTCTCCTGGAACAGGGTGGCGTCGTTGCAGAGGCAGGCGGCCTCCATCATCAGCCGGAACAGCTCACCCTGGGCCTTTTGGCCGTCCTCGGAGAGAATGTCTCCCTCCGGCCGGTAGCCGCTTCCGCTGACCCCGTATTCCTTCCCCCCGCAGAAGATCTGCTTGACCGTCATCTGGTTCTGGGTCAGGGTCCCGGTCTTGTCGGAGCAGATTACGGAGACCGAGCCCAGGGTCTCCACCGCCGGCAGCTTCTTGACCAGGGCGTTCTTTTTGACCATCATTTGGACGCCCATCGAAAGGACGATGGTGATCACCGCCGGCAGGCTTTCGGGGATGGCCGCCACCGCCAGGGAGATGGCCGTCAGCAGCATGACCGGGACAGGGATGCCGTGCATCCATCCGGCCGCGAAGATCACCGCGCAAAGCGCCACCGTGGCCAGGGCCAGCACCTTGGCCAGCCCTGCCAGCCTTTTCTGGAGCGGGGTCTCCCCGTCCTTTAAACTCTGGATGGACCGGGCGATTTTGCCCAGCTCGGTGCTCATCCCGGTGGCCGTGACCACGGCCTTGCCCCGGCCGTAAACGCAGATGGTGCCCAAAAAGGCCATGTTGGTCTGATCGGCCAGGGAGACCTCCCGGTCAATTTCCCGGAAGGACTTTTCCGAGGGCAGGGACTCCCCGGTCAGCGATGACTCCTCGATCTTAAGCGAGGCCGCCTCCAGGATGCGGGCATCGGCCGGGATGCGGGCCCCGGCCTCCAGCAGGATCACATCGCCCGGCACCAGATTCTCCGAGGGGATCTCCATCACCTTTCCCCCGCGCACCACCTTGGCCAGCGGCTGGGAGAGTTTTTTAAGGGCGGCCATGGCCTGGTCGGCTTTGTATTCCTGCAAAAACCCGATGACGGCGTTGATCAGGGCTATGGCCAGGATCACGAAGGAATCAGTCAGGTCGTGGGTCAGGCCGGAGACCACGGCGGCGGCCAGCAGCACTCCCACCATGATGTTCTTGAACTGGTCAAAGAATATCTTCAGCGGCCCGGTCCGCCTGCCCTCGCTCAGCTTGTTGGGCCCGTATTGGACCAAAAGCTCTGCCGCCCGGGCTTCCGAAAGGCCGGAATAGCGGTCCGAGCCGAGCTGGGAAATGGCCAGTTCCCTGGATTTATTGTAGAAGGACATGTTATTGAATGAAAAATATTTAACCTTTTATTATATCACTCAGGCCGCAAATAAGTCAACAAAATCCAGCCCAAATAACAGGAGAATAAATATATCCTTAAGCCCAGCATTTTTTATTGATAAAACAAAGAATAATTGCTATACTATAAACTATGTCCAAGCTGATGATCATAGCCGGAGAAACCTCCGGAGACCTCCACGGCGGCCAGCTGGTAAGGGAGCTGAAGGCGCTGGATCCGGGCCTGGAAATATCCGGGATCGGGGGCGACCGGATGCAGGCGGAAGGGATGGAGCTTTTTTACCATGTAAGCGAGCTTTCCTTCATGGGCCTGGCCGAGGTGATCGGCCATCTGCCGTTCATCCGTTCGGTGACCAAGAAACTGGAGGGCGAGCTGTATGCCCGGAAACCGGATGCGGTGGTGCTGATAGACTATCCCGGGTTCAACCTGCGGTTTGCCCGGAGGGCGAAAAAAGCCGGTATCCCGGTGGTCTATTTCATCTCGCCCAAGGTCTGGGCCTGGGGGCGGGGCAGGGTGCGCAAGATCCGCAAGCTGGTGGACAAGATGCTCTGCATCCTTCCCTTTGAAGAGGAGTTTTACCGGGGCCGCCGGATTAACGCCCTTTATGTGGGCAATCCATCAATGGACGAGGTCCGGCCCGGGCAGAGCCGGGAGCAGTTCCACAAGGACAATGGGCTGAACCTCGAGCGACCGTTGCTGGGCCTGCTGCCGGGCAGCCGCAAGCAGGAGATAGAACTGATCCTGCCGGTGATGCTGCAGACCGCAAGGATGCTCAAAGAAAAAGATCCCGCCCTGCAGTTCGCCCTGGGCCTGGCCCCGGGCATGGACCGGGAACGGATCGAGGACATGATCGCGGTCTCCGGCCTGGATGCGGCCCTGATAGAAGGGCCGGCCTACGACCTGATGGCCCATTCCCGGCTGCTGCTGGTGGCCTCGGGCACCGCCACTTTGGAGGCCGGGATCGCCGGGACGCCCATGATCATCATCTACAAGACCTCAGCCCTGACCTACTTCATCGGCCGCCGGCTGATCAAAGTGCCAGACATAGGCCTGGTGAACCTGGTGGCCGGAAAGAGGGTGGTGCCGGAGTTCCTGCAGGGCGAGGCCCGGCCCGGTGCGATCTTCCTGATGGCCCAGGTGCTGCTGGCCGAGGGCCGTCCGCGTCAGGTGGTGACGGCGGAGCTGGCCAAGATCCGGGATATACTGGGAGCGCCGGGGGCGGCCAAGCGTGCGGCGGGGGAAATAATGAGTGTCATAAAAGCATCATGAAAAGAACATTATTCCTGATAGCCTCGCTATCATTGGCTGCAAGCCTATCTTCGCAAGAGATCCCCAAAGGCGGGAAAGAAAACCCGAGGATTAAAAGGCCGGTGGGTTTAAGTTTGAATTTGGGCGGCCCAGCATTATTCGCTTCGGTCTCTTTGGATTATTTTGTTTTGCCCGTATTGAACGTTGAAGCCGGCGGAGGTGTTTGGGGATATTATGCCGGCCCCAAATTCCATTTTAAGGGAAACACCAAAAAGAATGTAACACTGTACATCGGGGTTTTAGCAACAGCATATCCGCCTCTGCCGGGGACAAGCGCATTCTACGATGTTGGATGGAATGTATCAAAACCAAAAACACATTATTATGTATATGTACCAATCGGGTTAAACAACATATCAAAAAACGGATATACAACTTCCATAGAGATTGCAACAAGCAATGCATTTACAGAGTGGAAAGTCCCCATTATCTTTTCACTTAAATTCGGGTATCATTTCAACAAAAACTAACGCTCTATACCAACCATTTAATCACAAATTCCAATGAATATCATAGACCTCCGCTCCGACACGGTCACAAAACCATCCACCGCCATGAAGCAGGCCATGTTCA belongs to bacterium and includes:
- a CDS encoding cation-translocating P-type ATPase; protein product: MSFYNKSRELAISQLGSDRYSGLSEARAAELLVQYGPNKLSEGRRTGPLKIFFDQFKNIMVGVLLAAAVVSGLTHDLTDSFVILAIALINAVIGFLQEYKADQAMAALKKLSQPLAKVVRGGKVMEIPSENLVPGDVILLEAGARIPADARILEAASLKIEESSLTGESLPSEKSFREIDREVSLADQTNMAFLGTICVYGRGKAVVTATGMSTELGKIARSIQSLKDGETPLQKRLAGLAKVLALATVALCAVIFAAGWMHGIPVPVMLLTAISLAVAAIPESLPAVITIVLSMGVQMMVKKNALVKKLPAVETLGSVSVICSDKTGTLTQNQMTVKQIFCGGKEYGVSGSGYRPEGDILSEDGQKAQGELFRLMMEAACLCNDATLFQEKADGSDSWRITGDPTEGALLTMAAKAGLWPEALEKDLPRAAELPFDSDRKMMTTIHRREDGKYVCFVKGALDHLEHRCLDFTPEAGGINKTLADGGHRVLAFGYKTIDVLPENLSPAEIEAGLQFLGLAAMIDPPREEVKAAVELCRSAGIRPVMITGDHPATALAIARELGIYREGDLTLTGLELKRLTVEELADRIDRISLFARVSPEDKIKIVQALQQRGQIVAMTGDGVNDAPALKGADIGLAMGITGTDVSKEASDMILLDDNFATIVAAVSEGRRIYDNIRKFVRYMLGTNLGEVLTMFGGIMLNMPLPLLPLQILWINLVTDSLPALALSREPAEPDIMQRPPRPPKENLFAGGLWQQVVFSGTLMAAGCLWMFRWAIGEHLAMGHSEQMSQTIARTMVFMTMSFYQLFNALAIRSDRRSFFALKPSGNPYLYGAVLITGLLQLAAVYVPFLQPVFKTAFVRGVDLAVCLAVSSSILLAVELEKLLKRRK
- a CDS encoding ABC transporter ATP-binding protein, which gives rise to MKELFKLKKYLARHKWALAAGFTSLIAVDLLQLLIPLVVRQAVDSLALGAVDPKKLLVYGAWVAGIALAIGLGRFFWRYYLIGTARRVEQKLREELFSHLCTLDFVYFDSTKTGDLMAHATNDINAVRMALGFGSVILTDIVVLGLAALFLMFRLSPRLSLYALVPLPFLSLIVALFGRMIRRRFEVVQKSFSGLTEAVRENISGIKVVKLFVQEQSENVRFDATSRDYLDKNISLVWIWGAFFPLITLVASFSQGIALWWGGQLAVSGRISLGDFVAFMAYLGILIWPMIAIGRAIDIFQRGAASQGRLNRILETRPQIKDHPGAAKLGRSHGAIAFKNLTYYHQDQSRPALQDISFELKDRKMLGITGTIGSGKSTLAHLLMRLYDYRQGRILLDGREITGYTVDSLREQFAFVPQDSFLFSDSIEENISFGRWPLPEHDQLERVARLASVHQEILGLPKGYQTVIGERGVTLSGGQKQRLALARALLLDKPILILDDALSAVDADTERRILDSLRSELEQRTSIVISHRIFAIMDADLILVMDQGRIVEQGKHQELLDRRGKYFEMHQLQQLERELEKA
- the lpxB gene encoding lipid-A-disaccharide synthase → MSKLMIIAGETSGDLHGGQLVRELKALDPGLEISGIGGDRMQAEGMELFYHVSELSFMGLAEVIGHLPFIRSVTKKLEGELYARKPDAVVLIDYPGFNLRFARRAKKAGIPVVYFISPKVWAWGRGRVRKIRKLVDKMLCILPFEEEFYRGRRINALYVGNPSMDEVRPGQSREQFHKDNGLNLERPLLGLLPGSRKQEIELILPVMLQTARMLKEKDPALQFALGLAPGMDRERIEDMIAVSGLDAALIEGPAYDLMAHSRLLLVASGTATLEAGIAGTPMIIIYKTSALTYFIGRRLIKVPDIGLVNLVAGKRVVPEFLQGEARPGAIFLMAQVLLAEGRPRQVVTAELAKIRDILGAPGAAKRAAGEIMSVIKAS